tatttcaatatttgtaacaCTCAAGTCCTTTCCCTTCTGCTGAGCATAAAGATTTGTTTGCTCTGTTTATTAGATGAATTATTTCTTCATTAATAAACATTGAGAAGAAATCTAATGGGGTTTTTGAAGCTGCTTCTGTGGGGGGGTTAGGAATAGTACCTTCCCACTGAACATTAGGAGAGATGAACTTTTCCTTATTCCAAATGGATACTGGGGATCTATCCCTTTGTACAGCACGTCTTACTCTGGGGGCATTTTCTTGTCGTCTTCCCCTCCCCTCTTCTATGTATAGGCCTACCTGTAGAAGGTCCTGGACGCATATAGTCTGGATCTGCCATACTCACGTCCTCTTCTTCTGGTAAAGCAGTCACAATCTCAGATGCAGATTGGATGTCTTCGGCTTCCTGTTCTTCAACGTCTCCAAATTCATTATCACCCTCAGACACTGCAACCCGAatctgcaaaataaat
The Homalodisca vitripennis isolate AUS2020 chromosome 1, UT_GWSS_2.1, whole genome shotgun sequence DNA segment above includes these coding regions:
- the LOC124352753 gene encoding uncharacterized protein LOC124352753; its protein translation is MVPAVPVGAIWIQFDLDQWNDRDDGVIQEWLLLPSSDISEEEELGNEGEIEEDLVFDIIFNRGLEEQLEADGINLEEIRVAVSEGDNEFGDVEEQEAEDIQSASEIVTALPEEEDVSMADPDYMRPGPSTGRPIHRRGEGKTTRKCPQSKTCCTKG